A genome region from Haliotis asinina isolate JCU_RB_2024 chromosome 11, JCU_Hal_asi_v2, whole genome shotgun sequence includes the following:
- the LOC137256041 gene encoding inositol polyphosphate 1-phosphatase-like, translating to MLLCDFMAALIAAAEKGAKVAKIVRAENTLLQLLVQEKEGKEKNDRFIQDFKTLADVLIQEMVRHDLSLKFPGLEENVYGEESNCFTNTDGKSVVVQLCPTPKETASLLKEVLDGNEKAATILSETLHEQVDVSVDEALQSQQQEVAVEDVGVWIDPIDSTAQFIRGQTGAPNNDGIVDEGLQCVTVLIGAFDKQSGQPIAGVCVQPFASWDTETQQWLHDKTWSVCYKGVSLSSVKPSSSNKHSIIISSSESDDVKQKLSRKFTLYSAAGAGYKILSAAWGHVDGYVLSRPTIYKWDCCAPHAVLLSLGGGIVPFTDIDLIHGADQLNQVQYQFSSNEGGNSVPGVIAYRSKDVLSDIIQCFQNGT from the exons ATGCTCCTGTGTGACTTCATGGCAGCGCTGATTGCCGCTGCCGAGAAAGGAGCCAAGGTAGCCAAGATAGTTCGAGCTGAGAACACACTGCTTCAATTATTGGTTCAAGAGAAAGAAGGAAAAGAAAAGAATGATAGGTTTATCCAGGATTTCAAGACACTTGCAGATGTACTTATCCAGGAAATGGTTCGCCATGACTTGAGCTTAAAG TTCCCAGGTCTGGAGGAGAATGTGTACGGTGAGGAGAGCAACTGTTTCACCAACACAGACGGGAAGTCGGTGGTCGTGCAACTGTGTCCAACGCCAAAGGAAACAGCCAGTTTACTTA AAGAAGTACTGGATGGAAACGAGAAAGCAGCGACCATATTGTCGGAGACTCTTCACGAGCAGGTTGACGTTTCTGTGGATGAAGCACTACAGTCTCAGCAACAGGAAGTGGCAGTAGAGGACGTGGGCGTCTGGATAGATCCTATTG ACTCTACTGCTCAGTTCATTCGTGGCCAGACTGGAGCTCCCAACAACGACGGTATTGTTGATGAGGGTCTCCAGTGTGTCACTGTTCTAATTGGTGCATTTGACAAACAGTCTGGCCAGCCAATAGCGGGAGTCTGTGTCCAGCCCTTTGCATCATGGGATACAGAAACTCAGCA ATGGCTGCACGACAAGACTTGGTCTGTGTGTTACAAAGGTGTCAGCCTCTCCTCTGTCAAGCCATCCAGTTCCAACAAACACAGCATCATCATCAGCTCGAGTGAGTCAGATGACGTCAAACAAAAACTATCCAGGAAGTTTACCCTGTACTCCGCGGCTGGTGCAGGCTACAAGATATTGAGTGCCGCCTGGGGCCATGTTGATGGCTACGTGCTGAGCCGACCGACAATCTATAAGTGGGACTGCTGTGCACCCCATGCTGTCCTGTTGTCTCTTGGTGGAGGGATCGTTCCGTTCACAGATATTGACTTGATTCATGGTGCTGATCAACTGAACCAAGTTCAGTACCAGTTTTCTTCCAACGAAGGCGGCAACTCTGTCCCTGGTGTCATCGCTTACCGATCAAAGGATGTCTTATCTGACATCattcaatgttttcaaaatggaaCATGA